The following proteins are encoded in a genomic region of Mesoplodon densirostris isolate mMesDen1 chromosome 12, mMesDen1 primary haplotype, whole genome shotgun sequence:
- the DYNLT1 gene encoding dynein light chain Tctex-type 1 isoform X2 has protein sequence MEDYQATEEAIEGAIGGNAYQHSKVNQWTTNVVEQTLSQLTKLGKPFKYIVTCVIMQKNGAGLHTASSCFWDSSTDGSCTVRWENKTMYCIVSAFGLSI, from the exons GCCATAGAAGGTGCCATCGGTGGCAACGCCTATcagcacagcaaagtgaatcagtggaCCACAAACGTAGTGGAGCAAACCTTAAGCCAACTCACCAAGCTGGGGAAGCCGTTTAAGTACATTG TGACTTGTGTAATCATGCAGAAGAATGGAGCGGGATTGCACACGGCAAGTTCCTGCTTCTGGGACAGCTCTACTGACG GGAGCTGCACTGTGCGATGGGAGAACAAGACCATGTACTGCATTGTCAGCGCCTTCGGACTGTCCATTTGA
- the DYNLT1 gene encoding dynein light chain Tctex-type 1 isoform X1, with amino-acid sequence MEDYQATEETAFVVDEVSNIVKEAIEGAIGGNAYQHSKVNQWTTNVVEQTLSQLTKLGKPFKYIVTCVIMQKNGAGLHTASSCFWDSSTDGSCTVRWENKTMYCIVSAFGLSI; translated from the exons ACTGCTTTTGTTGTTGATGAAGTGAGCAACATTGTAAAAGAG GCCATAGAAGGTGCCATCGGTGGCAACGCCTATcagcacagcaaagtgaatcagtggaCCACAAACGTAGTGGAGCAAACCTTAAGCCAACTCACCAAGCTGGGGAAGCCGTTTAAGTACATTG TGACTTGTGTAATCATGCAGAAGAATGGAGCGGGATTGCACACGGCAAGTTCCTGCTTCTGGGACAGCTCTACTGACG GGAGCTGCACTGTGCGATGGGAGAACAAGACCATGTACTGCATTGTCAGCGCCTTCGGACTGTCCATTTGA
- the DYNLT1 gene encoding dynein light chain Tctex-type 1 isoform X3, protein MEDYQATEETAFVVDEVSNIVKEAIEGAIGGNAYQHSKVNQWTTNVVEQTLSQLTKLGKPFKYIEEWSGIAHGKFLLLGQLY, encoded by the exons ACTGCTTTTGTTGTTGATGAAGTGAGCAACATTGTAAAAGAG GCCATAGAAGGTGCCATCGGTGGCAACGCCTATcagcacagcaaagtgaatcagtggaCCACAAACGTAGTGGAGCAAACCTTAAGCCAACTCACCAAGCTGGGGAAGCCGTTTAAGTACATTG AAGAATGGAGCGGGATTGCACACGGCAAGTTCCTGCTTCTGGGACAGCTCTACTGA